GTTTTTGACCTAAGGGGCTTTTTGTctttttctatcaattttctttatataaaggGTTTTTGGGTTCAGGATCTTTGGGTTCAAATGTGGACACGCTGAAAAATACTAGACCCATTAGTGAGAATTTGAGAGGAGAAAGTTTGTAACAGTAGTCTGTGTAATAATACCAAGTTTCTTTTTGgatcctcctcctcttcctttGTTGATTCCTCTAATAAATAAACTGTAAGTATGAGTTCTACTACGTCTGGCTAATCTTTTCGAAGACACTCTCAAGGGGCCTTAGTTATCTTTATTTAGAAAATGCGAATATGATCTAGAATTCAATTGTTTTATTATAAAccgtttttctttatttctttctgcTTTGTTTTTCGAAAACCTGGGATTGGTAAGCCTGCAAAGGTGTGCCCTTGATAGCTGTTTTTGAAAAACGATGAAAGTCCTTTGTGGTTAAGTTTGTGCTTGAAGGAAAATAAGATCAACTTAAGACCCAAAGAAGCTTGGGCTGGTAAGGATCTTCTACTcggcttaaaaaaaatatacaagatCCTTATCAGATTGGGTCTGCGTATTAAAGgacttaaatgaaattaattaagaagaaaaattagGGTTGAAAAGGGGATTTTAGTTGCCTATTGGTTCTAGTACTGCTTGAATTTGCTAATTGGGGCTCTGCTCTCTCTGTACTCTGAAACTTGGTATTCCTTATCTTTGAAGAGTTGAGAGAAGACAGGGAAGGGTTAATGGGTTTATATATTGGTTGGTTGGTTAAGGATTTTGAGGAAATGGAACATGACAACGAGTCTTGTGGGTGACAGAGATTCAGGGTGAATCCCACACCTAGCCccatcactctctctctttatcATTGCATACGGACATgaacattaattattactattattttttattgtatctATTAATGGCAGTATATTTTATTATGGAAGTCagcaaaaaaaagtattttataacGATAACTATCTCCAATATGATTGATTCACAACccacaaacaaaaaacacacaaaatatataattcaaaaaCATATCAGAAAAACAAGGTTATTCAAACATACATGGACCAGTAGTTTAATATTGACACAAGATGTTTATTCCGCGGCACTCTTTTATGCAGGTACCATTTTCTATTAAAAGCCAAATTGATGATCACTTTTGGAaccttctttctctttctttcccttCTTCCCTAGCTTCTCAACCTTGTGTTTTTGGCTCTGAGGAGGTTGGTCATCAGTGAAATCAGAGATATCCAAATGCACACCAGGGTCATTGGCTTGGTAACTTCCACCAAACATGATGGAGTTGTTGATGGCCTGAAAGTTGCTGTTAACAAAGGTGCTCAATTCTTCAGACTCACCATGAGAAGTTTTGCCCGATTTTTCATCCAATTCGCTTCGCAGTGTTGCTCCATCATTGGTTCCTGTGAGGGTAATGATCCTCGTGTCATCTTCATGCTCTTTCTCCAAATGGTGGGTGGAGCCAGCTTTGTGAAAATCAGTTACACGGTGAGTGATGGCAGATACCATCTCCCTAATTTCCCTGTCCAAATGCTTGTGCTTGTCGCCTTCAGCAGGGGGAGATTGACTAGACTTGGCTGATGATTCAAAAGGCATGTTTGTGAGGTGTTTCAATGAAATTTTCcactaaataaaaaagtgtgtGTTGGTATTTGGTTGTGACTTGGGTTCAAAATATGAATGTGgggtgtattttatttataccaCTACAAGAGGTGAAGGAGTTATAGTTAAGTTCCTGTGCGAATAAATTAAAGTGGGTG
The nucleotide sequence above comes from Glycine soja cultivar W05 chromosome 11, ASM419377v2, whole genome shotgun sequence. Encoded proteins:
- the LOC114376202 gene encoding uncharacterized protein LOC114376202, whose protein sequence is MPFESSAKSSQSPPAEGDKHKHLDREIREMVSAITHRVTDFHKAGSTHHLEKEHEDDTRIITLTGTNDGATLRSELDEKSGKTSHGESEELSTFVNSNFQAINNSIMFGGSYQANDPGVHLDISDFTDDQPPQSQKHKVEKLGKKGKKEKEGSKSDHQFGF